One Catenulispora sp. EB89 DNA window includes the following coding sequences:
- a CDS encoding VIT domain-containing protein: protein MTVRTGVIEVVEEAPRPEPEGGLGALRTERGNLPLELIEVRSAVAGLAVRTELAQGFRNPYDVPLEATYIFPLPDRAAVTRLRMEAADRVVEGIVKEREEARADYDTAISEGKRASIAEEERPGVFTLRVGNIMPGERVVIRTTLSGRLPYEDGQATFRFPLVVAPRYIPGRELPGDQVGSGTAADTDEVPDASRISPPILLPGFPNPVRLSIEVAVDPVGLPLAGLTSSLHGVSVEEIGEAATGEGTESEAAAAGTRYLVRLDPGARADRDFVLRLAYSGPVAATSLAVARDAATDGTKESAGTFLLTILPPEPTGTTRPRDVALVLDRSGSMDGWKMTAARRAAARIVDTLTAADRFAVLTFDDEIDTPDGLPSDALAEATDRHRFRAVQHLAAVDARGGTEMVAPLKQAGALLTRDGGAERDRVLILVTDGQIGNEDRVLSTLRPQLSALRIHTVGIDTAVNAGFLQRLAALGGGHCELVESEDRLDEAMDAIHHRIGTPLVTGLRLAGAGGLELDQDSVTPTRLPDLFVGAPLVVAGRLGGTPVAATVATTATTASATPTATATATATATATAESDTGPAIVVTGTAADGSSWTRRVPAVQTEDAGLAQFWARGRIRDLEDQYVSTYTGQPELERAIAATSVGHSVLSRFTAFVAIDTRVVNKSGALKQVTQPVDLPAGWTGFEADSLAVSASAVMPEMFADAAYDERAKLDTFSVKSTKTFSHRSRGMPAGPGGPAPALPSPGSATPPAPAPVTPPMVSKPAAPLLPPLPKQAKEREPIEDFPTFAAAWLPRLTAAANDSDEAQEELLAEFAARLQELAPHVPASHASEVADLLSTLTASDKPVGERWQSAVTFLESLEPLEPAASAESAAKPRRAPFWKR from the coding sequence ATGACAGTTCGCACCGGCGTCATCGAGGTCGTCGAGGAGGCGCCGCGCCCGGAGCCGGAGGGCGGCCTCGGGGCACTGCGAACCGAGCGCGGGAACCTGCCGCTGGAGCTGATCGAGGTCCGCTCCGCGGTGGCCGGCCTGGCCGTCCGCACCGAGCTGGCGCAGGGCTTCCGCAACCCGTACGACGTGCCGTTGGAGGCCACGTACATCTTCCCGCTGCCGGACCGCGCGGCGGTGACGCGGCTGCGGATGGAGGCCGCGGACCGCGTGGTCGAGGGCATCGTGAAGGAGCGGGAGGAGGCGCGCGCCGACTACGACACCGCGATCTCCGAGGGCAAGCGCGCCTCGATCGCCGAGGAGGAGCGTCCCGGGGTCTTCACGCTGCGGGTCGGCAACATCATGCCCGGCGAGCGGGTCGTGATCCGCACGACGCTGTCCGGCCGGCTCCCGTACGAGGACGGCCAGGCCACGTTCCGCTTCCCGCTCGTCGTCGCGCCCCGCTACATCCCCGGCCGCGAACTGCCCGGCGACCAGGTCGGCAGCGGCACGGCGGCGGACACCGACGAGGTGCCCGACGCCTCGCGGATCAGCCCGCCGATCCTGCTGCCCGGGTTCCCGAATCCGGTGCGGCTGTCGATCGAGGTGGCGGTGGATCCGGTGGGGCTGCCGCTGGCCGGGCTGACGTCGAGCCTGCACGGGGTGAGCGTGGAGGAGATCGGCGAGGCGGCGACCGGCGAGGGCACGGAAAGCGAGGCCGCGGCGGCCGGTACTCGGTACCTGGTCCGCCTCGACCCCGGAGCCCGCGCCGACCGTGACTTCGTGCTGCGGTTGGCGTACAGCGGTCCGGTGGCGGCGACGTCGTTGGCCGTGGCCCGGGACGCGGCCACCGACGGGACGAAGGAATCCGCCGGCACGTTCCTGCTGACCATCCTCCCGCCCGAACCGACCGGCACGACCCGCCCCCGCGACGTCGCCCTGGTCCTGGACCGCTCCGGCAGCATGGACGGCTGGAAGATGACGGCCGCGCGCCGGGCCGCGGCCCGCATCGTCGACACCCTGACCGCCGCCGACCGCTTCGCCGTGCTGACCTTCGATGACGAGATCGACACCCCCGACGGCCTGCCGTCCGACGCGCTGGCCGAGGCCACGGACCGGCACCGGTTCCGCGCCGTGCAGCACCTGGCCGCCGTCGACGCCCGCGGCGGTACCGAGATGGTGGCGCCGCTGAAGCAGGCCGGCGCCCTGCTCACCCGGGACGGCGGCGCCGAGCGCGACAGAGTCCTGATCCTGGTGACCGACGGCCAGATCGGCAACGAGGACCGGGTCCTGTCCACGCTCCGCCCGCAGCTCTCCGCCCTGCGCATCCACACGGTCGGCATCGACACCGCCGTCAACGCCGGCTTCCTGCAGCGCCTGGCCGCGCTCGGCGGCGGGCACTGCGAGCTGGTGGAGTCCGAGGACCGCCTCGACGAGGCCATGGACGCCATCCACCACCGCATCGGCACGCCGCTGGTGACCGGGCTGCGGCTGGCCGGGGCCGGCGGCCTGGAGCTGGATCAGGACTCGGTCACGCCGACCCGGCTGCCCGACCTGTTCGTCGGGGCGCCGCTGGTGGTGGCCGGGCGGCTCGGCGGTACCCCGGTTGCGGCGACGGTCGCGACGACCGCGACGACGGCAAGCGCCACTCCTACGGCTACGGCTACGGCTACGGCTACGGCTACGGCTACGGCGGAATCCGACACCGGACCGGCCATCGTCGTCACCGGCACCGCCGCCGACGGCTCGTCGTGGACTCGGCGCGTCCCCGCAGTCCAGACCGAGGACGCCGGACTGGCCCAGTTCTGGGCCCGCGGCCGCATCCGCGACCTGGAGGACCAGTACGTCTCGACGTACACGGGCCAACCGGAGCTCGAGCGCGCGATCGCCGCCACATCGGTGGGCCACAGCGTGCTGTCGCGCTTCACGGCGTTCGTCGCGATCGACACGCGCGTCGTGAACAAGAGCGGCGCGCTGAAGCAGGTGACGCAACCGGTCGACCTGCCCGCGGGCTGGACCGGCTTCGAAGCCGACAGCCTCGCGGTGTCGGCGAGCGCCGTGATGCCCGAGATGTTCGCCGACGCCGCCTACGACGAGCGCGCGAAGCTCGACACGTTCTCGGTGAAGTCCACGAAGACCTTCTCCCACCGGTCCCGCGGCATGCCCGCCGGTCCGGGCGGACCCGCTCCCGCCCTCCCCAGCCCGGGCAGCGCCACTCCTCCGGCTCCGGCGCCGGTCACCCCGCCGATGGTGTCGAAGCCCGCGGCGCCGCTGCTGCCCCCGCTGCCGAAGCAGGCCAAGGAGCGGGAGCCGATCGAGGACTTCCCTACCTTCGCAGCGGCCTGGCTCCCCCGCCTCACCGCCGCCGCGAACGACAGCGACGAGGCCCAGGAGGAGCTGCTGGCCGAGTTCGCCGCACGGTTGCAAGAGCTGGCTCCACACGTCCCGGCCTCGCACGCCTCCGAGGTGGCCGACCTGCTCAGCACACTGACCGCGTCCGACAAGCCGGTCGGCGAGCGCTGGCAGAGCGCTGTCACGTTCCTGGAGTCGCTGGAGCCGCTGGAGCCGGCGGCGTCGGCGGAATCGGCCGCCAAGCCGCGACGCGCGCCCTTCTGGAAGCGTTAA
- a CDS encoding MerR family transcriptional regulator, with amino-acid sequence MNGDSATWTIDRLARLAAAALAAGAPIPPVPTQPNGRIREVPDVRTIRWYTSIGLLGRPAAMRGRTALYGRAHLAQLVAIKRLQAEGLTVAAVQERLLGADAAAIEDIAGLPADLDDLDGLAAQIEAAGEPATASSKPHREGAQTAARARFWATPATTSADEPSTLDAPAGSAVRATPARPARPARPTTPATPDAAPPAPVHGIRLAADVTLLLPPGRVPDAAARAAIAEAAEPLLALLDRLGLSEA; translated from the coding sequence GTGAACGGTGACTCGGCGACCTGGACCATCGACCGGCTGGCCCGGCTGGCCGCGGCGGCATTGGCGGCCGGGGCCCCGATCCCACCAGTCCCGACGCAACCCAACGGCCGGATCAGGGAGGTGCCCGACGTGCGGACCATCCGCTGGTACACCTCCATCGGCCTGCTCGGCCGCCCGGCGGCGATGCGCGGCCGGACCGCGCTGTACGGCCGGGCGCACCTGGCGCAGCTGGTCGCGATCAAGCGGCTGCAGGCCGAGGGGCTGACCGTGGCGGCGGTGCAGGAGCGGCTGCTGGGTGCCGACGCGGCCGCCATCGAGGACATCGCCGGGCTGCCGGCCGATCTGGACGATCTGGACGGGCTGGCGGCTCAGATCGAGGCGGCGGGTGAGCCGGCGACCGCGAGCTCGAAGCCGCACCGAGAAGGAGCGCAGACCGCTGCTCGGGCCCGCTTCTGGGCGACGCCGGCGACGACGTCCGCTGACGAACCATCCACCCTCGACGCGCCCGCCGGCTCAGCCGTACGCGCCACGCCCGCCAGGCCCGCCAGGCCCGCCAGGCCCACCACGCCCGCCACCCCCGATGCCGCACCACCAGCCCCCGTCCACGGCATCCGCCTCGCCGCCGACGTCACCCTGCTCCTCCCGCCCGGCCGCGTCCCCGACGCCGCCGCCCGCGCCGCCATCGCCGAGGCGGCCGAGCCGCTGCTGGCCCTGCTGGACCGCCTCGGCCTGTCCGAGGCCTGA